The DNA sequence TCTGCAGCAAATCCCTGCCTGCAGAATGCCAGGGGCTTTCAAATAAAATCCGTTAATGACCCTGATTATCAGGAAGAACGGATTCTGGCAGCTGCCCACTTGATCAAAGGAACTGCTACTTGGAGTTTTACAAGTCCCAGTAGTTGCACTGTGATCATCATCTCTTTAAGCACAGCATTGACTCCCTGATAAGAAGCCATGGCGGCAAGCTCTGAGACACACACAAGGCCCAGTGCCACTGGAGCAGCATCATGAAAGCCACCTGTCCTGCTGCTTAAGCTTTACTGTGCATGCCCCAGAAAATAACCATGATTACATGCATTCTTTGTTCTTCACTATCAGTACTCTATTTCCTGACACTGAAactcagaacagcagcagcattctGTCCCCTTTCTTCCCTTCTGGAATCATAAACGGGCGTGTAGTGGTTCTGTTGCGAAATTGAGATCTTAGATGGCAGTAGCTGTTACCTTCTTACTCTGCCCTTCTTAGGCATGAGCTTCCTCCAGACCAGAGGCTAAGGATTCTAGTTAAAGCagcatttaattatttctttcattgtaTCTTCATAGCACACAGAGGCACTTTGCTGCAAATGTTAATGTAAGCAATGACCATTCTCAATGGTGGTAAAATTAAAATGCACATATAGTTCTGTAATCATGAGTACCTATACTATCACAGCTGGAAAGGGCATGCCTTGTAGAGTGAACTATCCTCTACATTAATGAAGAAATACTCACTTTTCTTTGAACGCAACATGGGAGTTCCCTAACAGACCACTCTGTTGACCATCTGGGTTCATTATGTTAATGAGATTTCAATTTCCCTTCATTTTTGGTTTTGCTAGACCTGCCTTATGTGCAAAAAGCAGCAAGGATGCCAGAATGTTCAAACTGAGCAATAAACAGTCAAATCAGGTTGAAAATATTTCAGATATACTGGGGATAGACAAGAATGTTTTTGCTGCTAGGAAATGCATATTGTTATTCTGTTCacaattttttttgcaaaattcCTTTTGAGAAAAAGTAAAATATCAATAGGACCAGTCCACTAGTCATGAATGTGTGATCACTattatacaggttgggcatcctttatctggaattctgaaattcaGTCGTTTGAAAGCTGTAATTTTTGAGCACTAACAtgacacaagtggaaaattccacacctgacctcatgtgTTGGGTCAcagaaaattattaaaaatattgtataaaattatcttcaggctatgtgtatatgaaaaataaatgaatttcatgtttagacttgggctcATCCCCAAGTTATCTCATTAGGTATTTgtaagtattccaaaatacagataaatccaatatccaaaatacTTCTGATCCCAAGCAATTTGGAttagggatgcccaacctgtattataTATGCTTTACTGTAATGATTCAGCCAAGCCAAGCCATGGCTAAGTTTCAGCCCTGCAAAGGAGGGTGAAAGATAGCCATCTGATTAATTAGATCCTTGCTACTGGGGCTTCATCCTGTTTTGTTAGACCACTTTTTTCTTCTATATTCCATAGGTGTGAATGGTCCTAACAACGACGTTAACTATCTTCATCAAACCAGACTTGTCTACTAGAGACAAACTGGTATTAAATTAAATAATCTCTCTTTCTGGAACGTATAAATGTGTTTTGGGACTCACGTTAAAACAGTAGTAATTCAGTCTGACGTTAAAGTTAGCAATCATGCTAGTGACGGAGAAAAGAGGTTGTAGAGGGACTTACTGACAATCAGTTTCTAACCAGATATGCTAGGGCCCACTGTCAGTGTGCCCtcgtatctgtgggggttcagaACTCCCTGTGGTTATGTGAAACCAGATACAAGAGAACGCCTGCCCCTCCACCCTCCGCAGCCAAGGAGAGCTCCCTCCGGGTTTTCCTGGGGCCTCccgatgccttataaggcattaaaaacatcacttccagttttgtggagaaaccggaagtagtgttgttttttttccagttctagggctcagtctgagcctggcagaggccacagatgtccgcgaactctgctgggttcagaggaccctccagagagggGGCACACATGCAgggcatgcggggggggggctgcggaCCCAatttgtggataactgaatctgtgggtaCAACCTCCCCCATATATGTTTTCTCCCCTCACCACTGGAAGGGGTGTGCACATGGTGCACATGAGGGGGGTCGTGGACCCACTCTGCAGATAACTGCTTTCTCCTGGTCTCCTTGgcagacttgcagcacaatcctatgcatgtctactcagaaataagtccaggTGGAATCACTCCCAAGTaattgtgtacaggattgcagcctgagagcgaTGCAAGGACTGTGCATTCTTGGCACACGCCATTCTGGGGACATTGCAGAAAGTGCTCTGTTAACAATTTGGCCAAaatgaaagaaggaaggaaggggagcgaTACAGTTTCCAAAGTGCGTCTTTAATAACCTCCGTTTGGCATTTCGGGTTCTTTATGAAGAACCAGAAAGTAATGTAAAACACTAAAAATACCATACTGTGTGCCTGTAGGTCCTTTGTACAGTCGTCATTTAGATCAGTGCATATGGGAAAGCAAGGAAGTTCTAATTTTTATTAGGAGGCTGTTGGGCATCTCCTGCTATGTCACAGAGAGCATGCTCTGAAAGATAACTGGCACTAAAATGCAAATGGATGACAGTAGAATTAATACTTCTTAAGCTATCCACAGAGACAGCGTGACTGTGAATCACTACCATGAGAGTCATCTTGCACGTGACGAGTGTCCCAGTGCCCAGCAATGGAAGACTTTGGAATTCAGTCATAAAGTGCTTTcaactgctgctgctttgttttcGGTCCATCAGTAGATGAAGGTGAAAGGTCACTTGCTCCAGGTCAGTACACAAGAGACAAAGGTCTTTCTGGTGATACCAGCTTCACAGGGAGAAACAGACCAATAATTTGGAAGGTCCATCTCCTGCCCTTATCGAGGTGTCAGTTCCTGGGGCTAGCCCCAACTGATTGATCCCCAACATGTGTGATGGACACCAGCATATGGTGTCAACAAATAAAGTGTCAACACGCTAAGCATCATCTGCTTTCCCCCTCTCAGACTTCAGACTCAAGGCTAGAGATACGCCTCCAAGATCTTGCTGCATAAGGACTGTGCATCCTTGGGGTAGCCAGAAAATCCCTCCCCTCAGTATTCACCATCTGGACAAATGCTGGGTCCACCCTGCTCCGCTCCCTGCAGTCTCTGTATGTGCTACCAAAGTACATGGTCCTCTGACCATCCTGCTGGACCAATAAATCCCTGCTGTAGGGGGACCAGGGAGTGTGAGTGAAGCAGTGTTGGGCCGCACTGGGCTTTTCACACAGCTGAGGAGAGTCCTGGTAAAGGCGCCCCCAGTAAATAGGCAGGTTTGTGTAAGAGTTCATGTAGGCATACTGCTTGTGCACCACTGTGGAAGAAGCCCTGTGTGTGCCTGAGGTGTTTTGTGAGCAGGCTTCCCGGTACGAGGGGAGCCTTGTGGATTGGGAATGCAGCAGCCGTTGGTCCTTCCAAGACAAACCATTGGCCTCTGCACATTTCCTATTGCACAAATAGTTTGGTCTAAGGGCATCAGGAGGATAGTGATGGACTCCATGATGGATTCCAGGCACTGATGTTGCTTTTGGAGCCAGGCCAGCTTTGGGGAAGAGATCTGGCACATTCCCAAAGGCAGTGGACTTTCCATGATGCTTCCAGATGCCTAGAGACTGGGGTCTCTCGTGGTGCTCCCAAGCAGACCTTGAGAAGTTAGCTCTATGATTCTGCTTCTCCCTCCTTAGCTCTATTGAGTCAGATTCTTTGTATGTAAAAGGTCCGCAAGTCCTGTTGGCTTTGGGGAAGGAATTATGCACACAAGCACGAGGCAAGAAATGGCTGTCCAACTCCCTTCTCTTCTCAGAAGGGGAAGTCAGCCTTGCCACCTGGGCTGAGCTGTCATACCCACCTTCTCCATACACCAGGTGAACATTGTGGTGGAACCTTTCCTTTCCATGCCCTGTGGCCATGGGGAGCTTATGCTTATGCTCTGGAGGAGGCAGCTCTCTAGGGGATCTTACTGGGGAATGTGGAACAGCACTAATGTGGTTTCCAAGTGGCACATGGTTTCTGAAATGAGTCTGAGGTGTGGTTCTTATCAAGTATTGCGAGGAGCTGTTCCCAGTGGAACCGGGAAGAACCTTATCCTCAGAATAGCTGCCTCGGAACTTCAGTGGATGAAAGATCTGTGGCTGATCAATTGTTCCTCTCCAGTTTTCACTGACTGGCAACAAAGACTGCTGGGGTGCAGGAAGTGATGGTGGAACAGGCCTCCCAAGCTTCTCTGTTGCTTCTGCAGCGGAAGAATGGACTGGTCTATTAGGGCCACTGGTGTTCTGAACAACAAGCTGTGGAGTTCTTAAAGAGAAGCTTGTCTGGAGGTTCTCACTCCTGTTAGACCAGTTCTCAATGGTGCGTGTGGCATTTTCTAATGAGTTTCCAACACTGGCTGTTGACACCATATTCTTGGCAGCCTGTAGCATCTTCAGCACATTGGCTTGAGCAGAGTTAGCAGTGACATCAGGTTTGTGAACACGGGCAGGACTCTCCAGATTTTGGACTCCATTAAAACAGCTGTAAATGCCCTGAAAAAAAGACAAGAGGAAAGGTAATACATTAAGCAAAAGAGTTGCCAAAGAGACAGGGAAAAGCATGACAAGTGGGCATGTTCTGGGAAGGGATGAACCAGGGGGCACGTTGGCTTCTGCTCAAGTTCCAACAAGTGCAGGCAGGACAGACATTACAAATGCCAGCTGACCCCATTAATTTGAATGAGCTGGGAGAATGTTCAGAATATTTGGAGAATAAAAAACTTGAGTAAATGGAAGTGCTACTTACATTTGACTTAGGATAACACAACGCAACCTGCCCTGTTGTAAATCAGGTGCGTCAGTCATTGACTGTGAAGGTCAGGAGGGACTCTTTTTTAGCTGCTAAAATGTAGTAGGGGTggagacattttttttcctgaaatactAGAAGTGTTTCCAGGACTCACCTGCAAAATCAGGATTCCACATTCAAggtttgatagaacacagaaaCAAGGGTAAGGAAGAAATTTCTCCCACCCACGCCATCTTCAGTGCAGATCACGTGCCACCACTCACATTGGTTGGCCCACTAGCCCAGTTCAGGTGGAGTGCAAACAGGAATGTGAACTCtaaccctgccttcccccttcgcCAATGAAATACACGTTAGCCCTGCCTCCACACTTGTCCCATATTCAGCATTGTCTAAAGAGAGAAGTGCTTAGTACAGGGAGAACTTTTCCTGCCCTTGCAAGCCTGGAACGGTCCAGGCTTGCAGTGATGGGCAGGGTGAGGCTAGCAGATGTGTGTCATCCATGGCAGAACATGTACTAATGCATAGGATGCTGTTAAGCCCCAATGTGTGTGGACTGGGCTTTTATCTGCAGTACTTTAAGCCAAGATGTTCAGGTGCTGTTTCCTtttaaatagttttatttttaattgcagaACCCTGTATTCTCAATTATTCACGGCCCATCATCATTTGTAAGCTTTTAGCAGAGACCTATTTCCTTTAATTTTGTAAAGTGCCATCCCTTGAGGGTCTGAAATAGTAATAGGATTTAATGAACTTGGGTACTTAAGAATTTCAGCTGATTAGGATTCAGAAATTGTGGAGCTAGAAAGGTGCTCCCCAATTTCTTAGGAAGACATGGTAATTTTAATACATTTTAGATTAAACATTTCGTATCTAAGAAACTAAACAAGATATTCTAATACCTAGAAACCAATCCATTAATGTATGAACAAATCCCCTCTCTATTTTTTCCTATTCATACATCAGCTCACCATTAagtagttttaaatttattttactttgagcaggtaaggcagtggcaagAAACAGTGAAGGTACTTTTACAATGGAACAGCTTGAAATTTTAATGCAATGGAGCCAAGGAGAAACAAATCAATTCCCTGTTCATTACTCCAGTGGGAAAGATAATTGGGGAAAGATAATTTTAATTGGTttaatttcaaatattttaagTGCTAATCCAAGAGGTGTGGATAAGGAGTGGTAATCCCTAGAGTACCTTCTTGAACCTACCCTATCAAGATGCTTTCTTGACCCCAATAGGGTAGAGGGGGGTTCCCATTTTTGCACTCCAACTCATTTGTTAGCAGCAGTATGTAGTACAGGGTACAATTACTATTAGATGAGTTGGCAACATTTCTCTAAAATGATgtatgactgagggcccaatcctatccaaatttccagcaccaatgtagccacaatgcagacctgagctaagggaacaaatgttcccttacattgagaaggcctctatgactggGCTACcaatgggggactcacatcccccaatggctctactaataaatgaccttctcccaaattccagcagcacacctggggaccatttgcggcaccccaacgtgccatggcacagtggttgaaaatggctgatctagagacTAGAGAGGCTTTGAAGAATACAGAAGTTGGGTACTCCTAATTTAGGACATAAAAATAATCTCAAGGGGGACACAGCACAGAAGGATGTACATACAGGTATGCTACATACCCTACTTATAGCTAGCAAAAAATCGAGCTTGTGCGACTTGGGGACAGAATGTCTCAGCTTCCAGTAGACAAGGTGTTCCCAGGCAAAGACCAGCAGGCTCAACCCCATGGCCACCAGCAGCATGTAAAATACTCCAGCCATGTTGTCAATGTCTAACTTGCTGCTCATCACCTCGTTCTTTTCATTTTGGCAGATCCCCGACAACCACACAGTCTCCAGTTTCTGGGTTTCCCCTAGGAAATAACACACATGTGAACAAAGAGCAAAAGAGCATGAAATCCTCAccaaagatttttcttttttggacACTTGACACCCACCTGTATATTGACTAGCCtgattattttttattgtttccCCTGGTAAAAGCCCAGGATAAAGATTTGCTGTGTTGTAAGCACTGccataggaagaaaaaaaacaccccttttTTCAATTTTCTACTCAGTATTACAAGGAGGCTATTTCTTCACATGCAAGAGTGCGTGACCAGAGAAGTTTTCATATTGCATGGCAACCATCAAATGAACACTGATTTTCTAGATAAAATATTTGTGGTTATAGAAAGTCAGGATCCATGCACTGAAATTAGATTGTATGTCAGCCACAGGGGTAGCCAAATGTGATCCACCACTGCTCCCCAAAAAAGCACGCAGAAAGTGCCAACCCAGCCCCCACCCCCTCACCTAACCCCTTacttgcatggtccctttaaacaaaacaggaagtgcggAACACACTGAAAGCATTCTCagtattcctgttttgtttaaagggaccagaTGAGGAAGGAGAAAGGTAAGGGGAAGTGGTTTGGATCACTGCCTTCCAATCCATTGTCCCCTTATTTTTAGTGAGTGAGAGCAGCTCCATCCACAGCAGACTCAGGGTAAAAAGCACCCAGAGTCTGTTTGCTGCTCCCTGCAACTTGAAGCAAGTGCCACTGCTTGTTTCAGGCATCGGTTGGCCATGGTCAGCCACCAGCCTCAAACACTTTCCCAGTTTGCCCTCTGTATTGGCAGATTGCAGAAGATTCATGCTATGCTGAGGGGTCAGTGGTCTGGTTCTGCTTATTTTGTCTCTGTATTCAAAAAGAACCTTTGCCCTTCTGTCAAAACACCCTCCCCACAACATTTTGCTAACCGACAAGCTGAAGCAGCATCTTTCCTCCGAACAACGTATGTTCCCTTAGGCTGCACAGTATTTGCATTCACAGGACTCCGCTAGTTGTGACGCAAGAGACAGGTGAGCCTGGTTTCccacttttttctcttcaaaaCAATTATGGGCGACTGATCATCTGATTGGGAAAGTAACAGGGGAGAGGAGGTGTACCTGTCATCTTTCCCTACAAGGCTAAGGGCaacttgggggaggaggcaatgtACATTGGCGAAACAGTGCGGAAGCAAAGGGTTCTACTCCCTCCCCCAGGACTGCTTCCTCAACTAAATTAGCAGCCCTCACAAAAATGAAAAATCGTGATCACAGACCGTGCACATCACATCTTGCTGAATGCACAGAAACTGAGCTCTGGTTTTCTCCCTCCTCATAGTTGATGCACCCATATAGCTGAGATGAGGGTGCTGCCCAGGCAGCTCTGAGCCATGACCCCAATTGTTTTCAATATTAGCTACTGTTCAGAGGTACAGTGTCTGCAGTGCTGCTCTCTCCACCCCTGAGCACTATTCGGTTTCCTTGCCCCAAAGAACAATAGAAAAGGTGAGGCAGGATTGCCGGTGTCAAGAGAAGTGCCAGCATTGCTTCTGTTGGCAGTCAATTAAAGTGCGTCTCCTGAACCCCCCAGCCCTGCACTCTTTTTTGTGCTTTTGCACCCAGATCACGTGTAAGTGCCCCAAAGTGACAGGGCAGTTTTATTTCCTATTGATAGGAAAAGAGAGCTATGAGACTAAGTTAAGCTTCTAGACTATCTGACAGGAGGTGATCTGCTTGATTTAATGTTAAGCCCAAACTCTGTGGCAGAGAAGAACTGCTTCTGAAGCCTTCCCCACATTCTCTCTAATGACTGAGAAACTTGAGTCAAAGCCTGACTGCTTGAGTACACAGGCTACAAGTGTGTTGAAGCCCCTCTCTGGGATAACATGAGGCAGGGCAGAATCCAGGGCCAGATTTGCAGAGGGCATAAAGCTACTGAGTACTGGCAGGGAAACTAGCAGGGTTCAATGGTAAACCCAGGCCTTGGCATCTGTGTAGAAAGAACATGAGCCAGCCTTGATGAAATGTTGGATGCAGTTTAGATGTCTTTTTAATACTTTTCAAtttaaaagaaatacattttgaaataaaCCGAAAAGTGCCTTATTTCTGCcagagaaaaagaggaaggagAGCAAAGATAAGAGGAGAGCTGCTTTGTTTTTCTCAGATCTTTATGCCACTGTGGGAGCTCCTCAGCTCTGGGGAGATGGAAGAAGCTTCTATGACCCTGGGGAGAAAGACACAGGAGACACCAGCAACCTCTCCCAAGAATTAGAGGAGGCAAAGTGTGTCAAAAACGTGtcttggggaaggagagaggactacCCACCATCTCCCAGGAACTGCAGCAGGGCTAAATCGATTGCCCTCTTCCACTTGGAGTCCTTCTGGAGAGCAATACCGTAACCGGTCGTCGCAAAGACTTTCCCACTGCCAATAGTCACCAGCTTACAACCCTCGTCCTTGCCCGCCATATAGTTGAGCACAGCAGCATCATATATAAAAGCATCCAGCTTTCTGGAATCGAGCAGaaacacaaattaaaaaagaATAGCTTTATAAGACCAACAGTTGATGAGAAAGTGTAAGTTTCCTGGGTGGGAGCGAGAGAAGCTGAAAAGGAACTTCAGGAACTGAGCGGGGGTGGGTGTaatggggaggcaacagggtggagaggaggaagaatTGGGACCAGAAGGGGGTGGGTGCAGTGGCATCCACCAAATCCTCACTCCTtgccagccttgatctgccttcatggaacCACATGAATTCGCGCCAGCAATAtcagtggtgcaggtccgagtagacccactgggctggcaatgttcccttgccccaagatggcctctggaggccaaaactccacAGTATGCGGCGGATGttgttacataggattgggcggttACTCCCAAACATCTTGAGAAGCCTGAAAATATGACACAATATAAAATATGACATTTTTACACCTTGTGACCAGAAGTTGGAATGTGAAATGTCTGCGATAGCAGTCAGTACTTCAGTGCAGCACAAGAAAAATGAGTGGAGAGAATGGAGGTGGCTGAACCTCAATTTACATGCTTGACTCAACCCCAGATTCAAAGAAGGGATTTGCAATGATAGCCAGGACATTAAGGCAATCACTCTGGTAGATAACATGGCAGAGAGTTAAGCTGTCCATGTGACAGAATACAGACATTTGGTCTTACAAATACGTAAAAATGATGCCATTTGAACACAGACAGCTCTGAGGTGAGAACTAGCTGAGATATGTTTCATGTCTAACATTGCAGAGCACCAGTTTTGTAGAGAAACCTCAGTCACGAAGAGCCCTTTGACATAGCCGTAGCATATAAAACTTCTATGGGTTCCCTTTTTTTTGATACTGTAGTGAAAGTGCCCAAATTTCCCCCTCTTTGGGACACTTCTAAATCCCTCAGCCCAAGGCTTGCTTCTACAGGGCCTCAGCATCCTAAAAGGCTGCTGAGCCATTACCCTGGCAATACTGCCCACTGTTTGGGCATCTTCATTTCCTGCCTTGACCATTAGACAAAGAAACCTGAAGCTGAGGCAGCTCACTGGATTGTGAAGTGCACCAGGTGTCCAAGAGTGAAACACTCTGAATCCTTCCAAGTGATTCCCAAATGACCCGTCCTCCATGACAAGCAGGACTGATGCCCACTGGCTTCAGTGGGGACATACTGGCTTCAGAGGGGACACACTCACTCTTTCTGCATGTCACCCAGGTTCATTGCtggaagcagctgctgcttcACACAAGGCTCACCCACTCCCTGTGCTGCAGATGAGAGCGCAGGGtccagaatcccccccccccggtaagtaATTAGGATAGAGAAAATACTCAGTTATTTGCATCATGGTTTATGTTTGTTTTCAGCTTGTCTTTTGACCTCCATGCCAACCTTATCCACCCACCCCTTTCTTGTTCTTTGGTTCAATTATCAGTATCTTGTTTTTGTCCTGTGTTGTTCCTCCCTGTGCTTTGTTTTGACTTGTTAGCCTTTCAATACACATCTTTTATTTCTATGGTTGCGTCCGTCTGATCACAATTCACTTGGGAGAAGCAGGTTGCCTTGTCTACCAGACCACCCAAGTTTTTCTAATGTTTGGCTTTAAGTGAAGATTATGGACTTCCCTGTAAATCACAGTATTCCCAATAAAGAGAGTGAAGTAGGGAGCAGAGAGGTGGGAGTTATCGCTAACTTCCGGGCACTGCTCTTGTTCTGCCCACTTCTTCCCTTACGGGACATAGTGAACAGTCTTGCAAATGTTCCAGATTATCGAATCAGTAATCAGAGCTGGGTATTCACTCAGTTTGGCACAAATACCTGGGAGATCCCTTGCATGATGCCCTCCTAGGGAAACAGAGAAGCCTACCCCATTTTGAGGCTGATCAGGGCATCCTCAACTGAGCGCTGGTTGAACTTCACCATGTGGGAGTGCATGTCGTGGTAGTTGCTCCGAATGTTCCGCTCTGTGCTGCCATTTGGAACTGTTCCAAAGCGGAAGGGGGGGTACTGCTCCTGGGGCTTCTGGAACTGGCAAAGAAACCACAATGGAAAAGTTTGTTTCCaatttacaaacaaacaaactagacAGGTGTCGCTGCAGGAGGCAGAGCTCCTGGATTGCTTCTACTGCAGGAGCAGGGATGGCACCAGCAGGAGTGCTCAGCTGCTCCCCTTGAAATTTTTTCAAAGGATCTTAGCTGAGAAGTGGCATCCGGCTCAGTaggaagcaaactgagacatttgccaaATTTGCATATGCTAATATCTAGACTATTATCTAGGAGGTTGCCTGATAGCTTgtgttacattaaggctgcaatcctatacaaactttcctATAAGTAAGCCTCacggaacacaatggaacttacttctgagtagatgcctaggattgtgctccaagacACATGCAAAATGTATCTGGTAGTAAGTCCTTCTAaacacagcagggcttacttttgagtaaacataccgAGGCTATCACTctaataaaaatgttttagaaaaacttttatatttatctttatatttttaataacatttttcaatttTAATTATACCTTATTGCAATTCACTCAAGGAAAAAATGAtgtagatctttaaatgaagcataAGTTTCAAAGTAGTGATAAGTGGCAGAAATTGAAAACACTCTAATGaataaatttaaagttgatttttttggggggtatAGACGGTAGCTATGGGAGgggtgtcatgacaagctcctgcatttcaaaatgtatAACTTCTATGCCACTGGATACTCATACTTCATTATCACAACGTCAGCATAACTTCATGCTAGAGAACATTTTTAAATGAGAGAGTCCGTGTTAAGTCTGGAACTCAGGCATCAATAATACAGGTCAAGAGACATTCAAATAGGTATAGAAAGCAAAGCCACTCGGTTATCTTCAGCATTATAAGGAGGAATGGGATGGAATGTACATGTTTTGGTGGTTCCCAGAAAATGTCTTGTCCAAGGTGGATAGGGGCAGCCACTCTTGGCATGGAAGCAACTCCTTTTGGTAACCAAAAACACTTGGGCTTCATCTGGCTGCTACCTGAAGAAAAGCCTCTTGCCTGCAAATGTTTCTCAACAGAATTTATGCAAGTGGTATTGCTCAGGCACCTTCTGCCCTGCCACACTAATACGTTCCTTTTTCCTTTAGGCTATTCCATGCCACCTACTGCTATTAATTACTCCACACATTCTCACCCTCTGCATTTTCAATGTATTACAAACCATCACCCACCTCTTAAAGCTTACTTACCTTCCTATCGCTCAGCCCAGACACAGTGTCAATATATTGCTCCTGGATCATGAATGCTGCCAGGTTAGCCGTATAGCTGGCCAGGAAGATGACCGCGAAGAAGGCCCAGACCAGCACCATGATCTTACTGGTAGTGCCTTTGGGGTTTTCAATGGGAACTGAATTGTTAAAAACCAGAGCCCACAGCAGCCAGACTGACTTGCCGATAGTGAAGGAAGACCCCCCACACTCTGGAAAGACAAAGGAAAAGGATTGGTGAGTAGCTGCATTGCCATTCTACAAATAACTGCTTCTTTAGACTCAGAATGTTCcacaaataaagaaataagaaGCGTTCTTTGTTCACTGTCATATTTCAAAGCTACATACTTGCATCTGTTCACTTGGTGCTGTCTCTAAAAAAATGAACATAACATAGTGTAACAAGCTTTAGCACAGAAAACCAGATGTCCTGCCTCTGTTAACTGGGCTAAAAGGCATCatttaagtggtggttctcttacagggccagcccaactatgaggccaactgaag is a window from the Tiliqua scincoides isolate rTilSci1 chromosome 2, rTilSci1.hap2, whole genome shotgun sequence genome containing:
- the GRIN2C gene encoding glutamate receptor ionotropic, NMDA 2C produces the protein MGRALTDTLVLSMVLGCSAVLMDNLPSSAREPVVNVAVVFGGSSYPLYIRSRLTHQSFLGMPLEIHPVTVVVNDTNPSTLLTQICDILATTKLHGIVFEDNIGTEAVAQILDFISSQTHVPIISISGGSAVVLTPKEPGSAFLQLGVSIEQQIQVIFKVLEEYDWSSFAVITSLYPGYSVFLDVIRSFTEASYFGWEIQDVLTVEMTQDGSNSKIQRLLRQIDAQVIIVYCSQEEAEYLFQMAQQAGLIGPGYVWIVPSLTVGNMDVPAASFPIGLISVVTESWKMSLRQKVRDGVAIITLGAESYFKTHGYLPMVGRDCKTPPGVSTNNTFYRHLLNVTWEHRDFSFNEGGYLVRPSMVVISLNRHRLWEMVGSWEKGIIHMKYPVWPRYGSFLQPMADNHHLRVATLEERPFVIVENTDPTTGVCVRNTVPCRKQTNYTESGDEPMDPYTKLCCKGFCIDILKKLARTVKFSYDLYLVTNGKHGKIVDGFWNGMIGEVYYKRADMAIGSLTINEERSQIVDFSVPFVETGISVMVARSNGTVSPSAFLEPYSPAVWVMMFVMCLTVVAITVFMFEYFSPVGYNQNLTSGKKCGGSSFTIGKSVWLLWALVFNNSVPIENPKGTTSKIMVLVWAFFAVIFLASYTANLAAFMIQEQYIDTVSGLSDRKFQKPQEQYPPFRFGTVPNGSTERNIRSNYHDMHSHMVKFNQRSVEDALISLKMGKLDAFIYDAAVLNYMAGKDEGCKLVTIGSGKVFATTGYGIALQKDSKWKRAIDLALLQFLGDGETQKLETVWLSGICQNEKNEVMSSKLDIDNMAGVFYMLLVAMGLSLLVFAWEHLVYWKLRHSVPKSHKLDFLLAISRGIYSCFNGVQNLESPARVHKPDVTANSAQANVLKMLQAAKNMVSTASVGNSLENATRTIENWSNRSENLQTSFSLRTPQLVVQNTSGPNRPVHSSAAEATEKLGRPVPPSLPAPQQSLLPVSENWRGTIDQPQIFHPLKFRGSYSEDKVLPGSTGNSSSQYLIRTTPQTHFRNHVPLGNHISAVPHSPVRSPRELPPPEHKHKLPMATGHGKERFHHNVHLVYGEGGYDSSAQVARLTSPSEKRRELDSHFLPRACVHNSFPKANRTCGPFTYKESDSIELRREKQNHRANFSRSAWEHHERPQSLGIWKHHGKSTAFGNVPDLFPKAGLAPKATSVPGIHHGVHHYPPDALRPNYLCNRKCAEANGLSWKDQRLLHSQSTRLPSYREACSQNTSGTHRASSTVVHKQYAYMNSYTNLPIYWGRLYQDSPQLCEKPSAAQHCFTHTPWSPYSRDLLVQQDGQRTMYFGSTYRDCRERSRVDPAFVQMVNTEGRDFLATPRMHSPYAARSWRRISSLESEV